One stretch of Pandoraea oxalativorans DNA includes these proteins:
- the hemA gene encoding glutamyl-tRNA reductase gives MQLLALGLNHHTAPVSLRERVAFPFERIEPALAGLKSLWTGSGKLSAPEAAILSTCNRTEIYCVTDDAAARERAVHWLSQFHNIPASDLAPHLYALPQSDAVRHAFRVASGLDSMVLGETQILGQLKDAVRTAAEAGALGTYLNQLFQRTFAVAKEVRGQTEIGAHSVSMAAAAVRLAQRIFESISTQKVLFIGAGEMIDLCATHFAAQNPKALYIANRTAERGEKLAERLGGTAIRLSELPQRLHEFDIVVSCTASTLPLIGLGAVERAIKARKHKPMFMVDLAVPRDIEPEVGRLTDVFLYTVDDLGAVVREGNALRQAAVAQAEAIIETRVQNFMQWLDARSVVPVIRDIHGTAEAMRVAELERAQRMLARGDDPAAVLEALSQSLTKKFLHGPTHALNTARGDSREQIIHLIPELFRTSGSADK, from the coding sequence ATGCAACTGCTCGCTCTCGGCCTGAACCACCATACGGCGCCCGTCTCGCTGCGCGAACGGGTGGCGTTTCCGTTCGAGCGGATCGAGCCGGCGCTGGCGGGCCTCAAGAGTCTGTGGACCGGCAGCGGCAAGTTGAGCGCGCCCGAGGCCGCCATCCTCTCGACGTGCAACCGCACCGAGATCTATTGCGTGACGGACGATGCCGCGGCGCGTGAGCGCGCGGTGCACTGGCTGTCCCAGTTCCACAACATTCCCGCCAGCGACCTCGCCCCCCATTTGTACGCCCTGCCCCAGTCCGACGCCGTGCGTCACGCCTTTCGCGTGGCCAGCGGTCTGGACTCGATGGTGCTGGGTGAAACGCAGATTCTCGGGCAGTTGAAGGACGCCGTGCGCACCGCCGCCGAGGCGGGTGCGCTGGGCACGTATCTGAACCAGCTTTTCCAGCGCACGTTCGCGGTAGCCAAGGAAGTCCGTGGCCAGACCGAGATCGGTGCGCATTCGGTGTCGATGGCCGCTGCGGCGGTGCGTCTTGCACAGCGTATTTTCGAGAGCATCAGCACGCAGAAGGTGCTGTTCATCGGCGCGGGCGAGATGATCGATCTGTGCGCGACACACTTCGCCGCGCAAAATCCGAAAGCCCTGTACATCGCCAACCGGACGGCCGAACGCGGCGAGAAGCTCGCCGAGCGTCTGGGCGGCACGGCGATCCGTCTGTCGGAGTTGCCGCAACGTCTGCACGAGTTCGACATCGTCGTGTCCTGCACGGCGAGTACGTTGCCGCTGATCGGGCTGGGCGCTGTCGAGCGGGCCATCAAGGCACGTAAGCACAAGCCGATGTTCATGGTCGATCTGGCCGTGCCGCGCGACATCGAACCGGAAGTCGGTCGTCTGACCGACGTTTTCCTGTACACCGTCGACGATCTCGGCGCGGTCGTGCGCGAAGGCAACGCGCTGCGTCAGGCAGCCGTTGCGCAAGCCGAAGCGATCATCGAGACGCGCGTGCAGAACTTCATGCAATGGCTCGACGCGCGCAGCGTCGTGCCGGTCATTCGCGATATCCACGGCACTGCCGAGGCCATGCGTGTGGCCGAACTCGAGCGTGCCCAGCGCATGCTCGCGCGTGGCGACGACCCTGCCGCCGTGCTCGAAGCCCTGTCCCAGTCCCTCACCAAGAAATTCCTGCACGGCCCGACGCACGCGCTCAATACGGCGCGCGGCGATTCGCGCGAGCAAATCATCCACCTCATTCCCGAACTGTTTCGCACCTCGGGATCCGCCGACAAATAG
- the prfA gene encoding peptide chain release factor 1: MKASMQAKLDQLTQRLVELDGLLSQGDVTRDLDNYRKLTREHAELAPVVAQYQQYRQALGDVAAAQEMASDPEMREFAEDEAANARARMEDLEGTLQRMLLPRDPNDDRNIYLEIRAGTGGDESALFAGDLLRMYSRYAERQRWQVEIMSASESDLGGYKEVIVRLVGQGAYSRLKFESGGHRVQRVPATETQGRIHTSACTVAVMPEADDVADVEINPADIRIDTFRASGAGGQHVNKTDSAVRITHLPTGIVVECQDDRSQHRNKDKALKVLAARIKDAQLRAQQAKEAATRKSLIGSGDRSERIRTYNFPQGRMTDHRINLTLYKLEYIMDGDLDEMINALVTEHQAELLASLGEAA; this comes from the coding sequence ATGAAAGCGAGCATGCAAGCCAAGCTCGACCAATTGACGCAACGTCTGGTAGAGCTTGATGGCCTATTGAGCCAGGGCGACGTTACCCGCGACCTGGACAACTACCGCAAGCTCACGCGCGAACATGCCGAGCTCGCGCCTGTCGTCGCGCAATATCAGCAATATCGCCAGGCGCTGGGGGATGTCGCCGCCGCACAGGAAATGGCGTCGGATCCGGAGATGCGCGAGTTCGCCGAAGACGAAGCCGCGAACGCCCGCGCCCGCATGGAAGATCTGGAAGGCACGCTGCAACGCATGTTGCTGCCGCGCGATCCCAACGACGACCGCAACATCTATCTCGAAATCCGTGCGGGCACCGGCGGCGACGAGTCGGCGCTGTTCGCGGGCGATCTGCTGCGCATGTACTCGCGCTATGCGGAGCGTCAACGCTGGCAGGTCGAAATCATGTCGGCGAGCGAATCGGATCTGGGCGGGTACAAGGAAGTCATTGTCCGGCTCGTGGGTCAGGGCGCGTACTCGCGTCTGAAGTTCGAGTCGGGTGGCCATCGCGTGCAGCGTGTGCCCGCCACCGAAACGCAGGGTCGCATTCACACGTCCGCCTGCACCGTGGCCGTGATGCCGGAAGCGGACGATGTCGCCGACGTCGAAATCAATCCGGCCGACATTCGCATCGATACGTTCCGGGCGTCAGGCGCGGGCGGTCAGCACGTCAACAAGACGGATTCGGCCGTGCGCATCACGCACTTGCCCACGGGCATCGTCGTGGAGTGTCAGGACGACCGCTCGCAACACCGCAACAAGGACAAGGCGCTCAAGGTGCTCGCCGCGCGCATCAAAGATGCGCAACTGCGTGCGCAGCAGGCCAAGGAAGCCGCCACCCGCAAGAGCCTGATCGGCTCGGGCGACCGCTCCGAGCGCATTCGCACGTACAACTTCCCGCAGGGGCGGATGACGGATCACCGCATCAACCTCACGCTCTACAAGCTCGAATACATCATGGACGGCGATCTCGACGAGATGATTAACGCACTGGTGACCGAGCATCAGGCGGAATTGCTGGCGTCGCTGGGCGAGGCGGCCTGA
- the prmC gene encoding peptide chain release factor N(5)-glutamine methyltransferase, translating to MTPDGQNAQDGSAAPVGVATVATLLREPGLPPLESRILLSHVLGWSRTQLITRDREPLAPETVAVYRTLHARRVAGEPIAYLTGTREFFGLVLNVSPSVLIPRPETELLVELALARIEGRQTPRVLDLGTGSGAIALAIAHSRPDARVTALDRSADALDVARENARQLGLDGRVRFLASDWYDALPADEPPFDLIVSNPPYIVSGDEHLSQGDLRFEPVDALTDHADGLAALRVIVAGAPQRLLPDRWLLCEHGYHQAADVRSLCTAAGFTDVASERDLSGIERTTGGRRP from the coding sequence ATGACGCCGGATGGGCAGAACGCGCAGGACGGCAGCGCAGCGCCCGTCGGGGTGGCCACCGTCGCGACGCTGTTGCGCGAGCCGGGCCTGCCGCCCCTGGAGTCGCGCATTCTGCTCTCGCACGTGCTCGGCTGGAGCCGTACGCAACTGATTACCCGCGACCGCGAGCCGCTCGCGCCCGAGACGGTCGCCGTCTACCGGACCTTGCATGCGCGTCGCGTGGCGGGCGAACCCATCGCCTATCTCACCGGTACGCGGGAATTCTTCGGACTGGTGCTCAACGTCAGCCCCTCGGTCCTCATCCCCCGGCCTGAAACGGAACTGCTCGTGGAGCTGGCGCTGGCGCGCATCGAAGGACGTCAGACGCCGCGCGTGCTCGATCTTGGCACCGGCAGCGGGGCGATTGCGCTGGCCATCGCCCATAGCCGCCCCGACGCGCGCGTCACGGCGCTCGACCGATCCGCCGACGCCCTCGACGTCGCCCGTGAAAACGCCCGTCAACTCGGGCTGGACGGCCGCGTCCGGTTCCTGGCGAGCGATTGGTATGACGCACTGCCCGCTGACGAGCCCCCCTTCGACCTCATCGTCTCCAATCCGCCCTACATCGTGTCGGGCGACGAACACCTCTCGCAGGGTGACCTGCGCTTCGAGCCGGTCGACGCCCTGACCGACCACGCCGACGGTCTCGCCGCCCTGCGCGTCATCGTAGCGGGCGCGCCGCAGCGTCTGCTGCCCGATCGCTGGCTGCTGTGCGAGCACGGCTACCATCAGGCCGCGGATGTCCGCTCGCTTTGCACGGCGGCGGGTTTCACGGACGTGGCCTCCGAGCGCGACCTCTCGGGCATCGAGCGCACGACCGGTGGACGCCGCCCCTGA
- the grxD gene encoding Grx4 family monothiol glutaredoxin, with protein MTTQQRIQQIVSEHPVVLFMKGNAQFPQCGFSGRAVQILKACEVNDLFTVNVLEDNEIREGVKEFANWPTIPQLYIKGEFIGGSDIMMEMYNSGELKQIIAELA; from the coding sequence ATGACTACCCAGCAACGTATCCAGCAAATCGTCTCCGAGCACCCCGTCGTCCTTTTCATGAAGGGCAACGCGCAATTCCCGCAGTGCGGTTTTTCCGGCCGTGCCGTCCAGATTCTGAAGGCATGCGAAGTCAACGACCTGTTCACGGTCAACGTGCTGGAAGACAACGAAATCCGCGAGGGCGTGAAGGAATTCGCCAACTGGCCGACGATCCCGCAGCTCTACATCAAGGGCGAATTCATCGGCGGCTCGGACATCATGATGGAGATGTACAACAGCGGCGAACTCAAGCAGATCATCGCCGAACTGGCCTAA